Proteins from one Drosophila gunungcola strain Sukarami chromosome 3R, Dgunungcola_SK_2, whole genome shotgun sequence genomic window:
- the LOC128251779 gene encoding dedicator of cytokinesis protein 1 isoform X6, which translates to MSVWSDCNAKQAEFGIAKCNFDQETKPHRLNLDVGDAVIILKETTHWYYGYRQKAKETRGIFPKSYIHLCEYNIVNGEFCIQRTDIVEEITKVLLEWGSIAKNYFLTTNPSFKEIRAKMNELNNNRAALISGNLPLDEVRKVKLLATNQIDTGNKLLGLDMVVRDESGDILDTNAICTTELYEQHVHAIQRIDKANRLSSERGTTRTLNKYSHNILLHVNAFVCKFQEDSDLLFTLFDGETHKPISENYVVKWSRTGIARDIDQIDNNRVLFTDLSKSDLAIAKMYLVCYAIRIGSMEFKESADSKRTSMSIANSMLNASSRKASQLSVSSNGSSSSNGEYIIRRPFGVACKDLTPIINKSEDFRGNIDLPFIMCEKDTLDGTLRKLIANKDIGKIDSKMAVTIEVLRGDIKQIKEDFPRLVHTNVPVARKMGFPEVILPGDVRNDLYLTICSGEFARIAKTSEKNVEVSVCVANEQGYLMPGVLSIGAGHQPIDEYKSVVYYHDDKPKWQETFKIHVPIEDFKQCHLRFVLKHRSSNEQKDRTEKPFGLAYVRLMQANGTTIPQGQHVLAVYKIDHKKYDKTVANCYMELPATVAELQGARPSISGLTLLPKDQLSIGVNLCSTKLTQSVSLLGLLNWSAHKETLEQSLNALSTVPGEEVVKFLQDILDALFNILVENDHPEKYDQLVFMSIIHLIETVSDLKYQHFLSVLDVYINESFSFTLAYTKLMDVLQKNISEAITPKEKSADGNDLEESAEVRRLYKTTRYLHYVMKFVIRSRVLYAEMNCDTDYVDFATRLQELLRMFIDMIGCPSNLLKSEGALLKNLHIIATDLMQVFDQVRLSISIVEILEKFPPRRLTQSKMGCIKDFVETKLFTLPKCRAILLPVFCKHIKDHLESKEEGDSKTDIWQQEKNLSKAAKVLGQKKSQLHTCDTTANKKIAECINIMNNILKLLFRSDVGATHNDIRDIMIILFRTVMKAAHALDRDTGLVGKFFAIMLGILQRMDALHYEYFVKDLHQRGELKHFVIEILLVFEELVSPHQKAVFPRDWMDMIMHQNTVILGALKHLTVVITDYFLVPFEKQIWSNFFQCSIAFLVQSPLQLNDFNDNKRQIVFARYRDIRKDTAMEIRKMWFQLGQHKPKFVPQLVEPILEMSMIPERELRQETIPIFFDMMQCEYYSSRLEQESYGDTKFNNTHHKGNFSDFKTAMIEKLDILIGAGKGDAEYKHLFETIMLERCAVHSTLNVDGTAFVEMVTRLMDKLLEYRCIIQDESKENRMACTFSLLQFYSEVDLKEMYIRYVYKLCALHMEFENYTEAAFTLKLHTELLRWTDTELSPQLRSYRHSSCRTHRQLKEALYFEIMEYFDKGKQWECAIDMCRVLARQYEEEIFDYLKLAELLKRMALFFEKIIKELRHNSEYFRVCFYGRGFPRLLQNRVYIFRGKEYERHSDFCARMLVQHPQAELMQTLEAPGEDITNSDGQYIQVNKVEPIMGPAFNKFNEKIINNEIVKYFTANNVQKFQFSRPFRDSVGGGDRDDVRNLWLERTELLIRFPLPGILRWFPVIETSTFKISPLERAVEIMKDTNSNIRQLVILHRSDETLHINPLSMKLNGIVDPAVMGGFAKYEEAFLTDDYLEQNPDDKELVEDLKELIANQIPLLEIAIQLHRMRAPESLKALQEHLEGCFADMQQHVELRYGRKSCDLKIERDSVVMRRPNSFLPPLFDGSNNRHSETSMGSSDSGLSKSTFLPRPQTNSIKNTLASLSFNTR; encoded by the exons ATGAGTGTGTGGAGCGATTGCAATGCCAAGCAGGCGGAATTCGGCATTG CCAAGTGCAATTTCGACCAGGAGACAAAGCCACATCGCCTCAACTTGGATGTGGGCGATGCGGTCATAATACTCAAGGAGACCACCCACTGGTACTACGGCTATAGGCAAAA AGCCAAGGAAACACGCGGCATATTTCCCAAGAGCTACATACATTTGTGCGAATACAATATCGTGAATGGGGAGTTCTGCATCCAGCGTACGGATATTGTAGAGGAGATCACAAAAGTTCTCCTGGAGTGGGGCTCCATTGCCAAGAATTATTTTCTG ACCACAAATCCCAGCTTTAAAGAGATTCGCGCAAAAATGAACGAGCTCAATAATAACCGGGCAGCCTTGATCTCCGGCAATCTTCCGTTGGACGAGGTGCGCAAGGTGAAGCTGCTGGCCACCAACCAAATCGATACTGGGAACAAGCTCCTCGGCTTGGACATGGTCGTGCGGGATGAAAGTGGCGACATACTGGACACCAATGCCATTTGCACCACCGAACTCTATGAGCAGCATGTGCACGCTATTCAACGCATCGACAAGGCCAAT CGGCTGTCCAGCGAGCGGGGAACAACGCGAACCCTCAACAAGTACTCGCATAATATTCTGCTACACGTAAACGCCTTCGTGTGCAAATTCCAAGAGGATTCGGACCTGCTCTTCACGCTTTTCGACGGAGAGACGCACAAACCCATCAGCGAGAACTATGTGGTCAAGTGGTCGCGGACTGGCATCGCCCGCGATATCGATCAGATAGACAACAACCGCGTTCTGTTCACGGATCTCAGCAAGAGCGATCTGGCCATCGCGAAAATGTACCTCGTTTGCTATGCCATCCGCATCGGTTCCATGGAGTTCAAGGAGTCTGCGGACTCGAAGCGGACCAGCATGAGCATCGCCAACAGCATGCTGAACGCTTCGAGTCGTAAGGCTTCGCAGCTATCCGTGAGTTCGAATGGATCGTCGAGCAGCAATGGGGAGTACATTATACGGCGACCGTTTGGAGTGGCCTGCAAGGACCTAACGCCCATCATCAACAAGTCGGAGGACTTTCGCGGCAACATAGACCTGCCATTCATCATGTGCGAGAAGGACACGCTGGACGGAACGCTGCGCAAGCTAATCGCCAACAAGGACATCGGCAAGATCGACTCGAAGATGGCGGTAACCATCGAGGTGCTACGTGGTGACATCAAGCAGATTAAGGAAGACTTTCCCCGTCTGGTGCACACAAATGTGCCAGTGGCCCGAAAGATGGGATTCCCCGAGGTCATCCTGCCCGGCGATGTGCGCAATGATCTGTACCTCACGATCTGCAGTGGAGAGTTTGCCCGCATTGCCAAAACCTCGGAGAAAAACGTGGAGGTGTCGGTCTGTGTGGCCAACGAGCAGGGTTACCTAATGCCCGGCGTACTAAGCATTGGAGCTGGACATCAGCCCATTGATGAGTACAAGTCGGTGGTGTACTACCACGACGACAAGCCCAAGTGGCAGGAGACGTTCAAGATCCACGTGCCCATCGAGGACTTTAAGCAATGTCACCTGCGCTTCGTGCTCAAGCACCGCAGTAGCAACGAGCAGAAGGATCGCACGGAGAAGCCCTTCGGCCTGGCTTATGTGCGTCTGATGCAGGCCAATGGCACGACCATACCGCAGGGCCAACATGTCTTGGCCGTTTACAAGATCGATCACAAGAAGTATGACAAAACGGTGGCCAATTGTTATATGGAGCTTCCGGCCACAGTGGCTGAGCTGCAGGGGGCCAGGCCCTCGATCAGCGGACTTACCCTCCTGCCCAAGGATCAGCTCTCCATCGGCGTCAACCTGTGCAGCACCAAGCTCACGCAGAGCG TGAGCTTGCTGGGTCTTCTTAACTGGTCCGCCCACAAGGAGACGCTGGAACAGTCGCTGAATGCCTTGTCCACGGTGCCCGGCGAGGAGGTGGTAAAATTCCTGCAGGACATCCTCGATGCCCTGTTCAATATACTGGTGGAGAACGATCATCCCGAGAAATACGATCAGCTCGTCTTCATGAGCATTATACATTTGATCGAAACTGTGTCGGATCTGAAGTATCAACACTTCCTCTCTGTACTTGATGTTTACATCAATGAGAGCTTCTCCTTTACACTTGCCTACAC CAAACTGATGGATGTGCTGCAGAAGAACATAAGCGAGGCAATCACCCCGAAAGAAAAGTCAGCCGATGGCAATGACTTGGAGGAGAGCGCGGAGGTGCGGCGTCTGTACAAGACCACTCGTTACCTTCACTACGTTATGAAGTTCGTGATTCGATCCCGTGTTCTCTACGCCGAGATGAACTGCGACACGGACTATGTGGATTTTGCCACCCGGTTGCAGGAACTTCTTCGCATGTTCATCGATATGATCGGTTGTCCGAGCAATCTGCTCAAGTCAGAGGGAGCGCTGCTCAAGAATCTGCACATTATAGCCACGGATCTGATGCAGGTGTTCGATCAAGTGCGATTGAG CATTTCAATTGTGGAGATCCTTGAGAAGTTCCCACCGCGCCGTCTCACCCAGTCCAAAATGGGCTGCATCAAGGACTTTGTGGAGACCAAGCTCTTTACCCTGCCCAAGTGCCGGGCCATTTTGCTGCCCGTGTTTTGCAAGCATATCAAGGATCATCTCGAGAGCAAGGAGGAG GGAGACTCGAAAACCGATATCTGGCAGCAAGAAAAGAATCTTTCGAAAGCCGCCAAAGTGCTCGGACAGAAAAAATCCCAACTGCATACATGTGATACGACTGCCAACAAAAAG ATTGCCGAGTGCATCAACATCATGAACAACATACTGAAACTGCTTTTCCGTTCGGATGTTGGCGCCACGCACAACGACATCCGAGACATTATGATCATCCTGTTTCGCACCGTGATGAAGGCAGCTCACGCCCTGGACAGAGACACGGGTTTGGTGGGCAAGTTCTTCGCCATCATGCTGGGAATCCTGCAGCGCATGGATGCCCTGCACTATGAGTACTTTGTGAAGGACTTGCATCAGCGCGGCGAGCTAAAGCACTTTGTCATCGAGATCCTTCTGGTATTCGAGGAGCTGGTGTCTCCGCACCAGAAGGCCGTGTTTCCGCGTGATTGGATGGACATGATTATGCACCAGAACACTGTGATTCTGGGAGCTCTCAAGCATCTGACCGTGGTGATCACGGACTACTTCCTGGTGCCATTCGAGAAGCAGATCTGGTCGAACTTCTTCCAGTGCTCCATCGCCTTTCTCGTGCAATCGCCGCTCCAGTTAAACGATTTCAACGACAACAAGCGGCAGATTGTGTTCGCGCGATACCGCGACATCCGCAAGGACACGGCCATGGAGATCAGGAAGATGTGGTTCCAGCTGGGCCAGCACAAGCCGAAGTTTGTGCCGCAGCTGGTGGAGCCCATCCTGGAGATGAGCATGATACCGGAGAGGGAGCTGCGCCAGGAGACCATTCCCATTTTCTTCGACATGATGCAGTGCGAGTACTACAGCTCCCGGCTGGAGCAGGAAAGCTATGGCGACACCAAGTTCAACAACACCCACCACAAGGGCAACTTCTCCGACTTCAAGACAGCGATGATCGAGAAGCTGGACATCCTGATTGGAGCAGGCAAGGGCGATGCCGAGTACAAGCACCTGTTCGAGACAATCATGCTGGAGCGCTGCGCCGTCCATAGCACCCTCAACGTGGACGGCACGGCGTTTGTGGAGATGGTCACCCGGCTGATGGACAAGCTGCTGGAGTACCGCTGCATTATCCAGGACGAGAGCAAGGAGAACCGCATGGCGTGCACCTTCTCGCTGCTGCAGTTCTACTCGGAAGTGGACCTCAAGGAGATGTACATCCGGTACGTCTACAAGCTGTGTGCCCTGCACATGGAGTTTGAGAACTACACCGAGGCGGCCTTCACGCTCAAGCTGCACACGGAGCTGCTGCGCTGGACGGACACGGAGCTGTCGCCGCAGCTGCGCAGCTACCGGCACAGCAGCTGTCGCACCCACCGCCAACTGAAGGAGGCCCTCTACTTCGAGATCATGGAGTACTTTGACAAGGGCAAGCAGTGGGAGTGTGCCATCGACATGTGCAGGGTACTGGCCCGCCAGTACGAGGAGGAGATCTTCGACTACCTCAAGCTCGCGGAGCTGCTGAAGCGGATGGCTTTGTTCTTCGAGAAGATCATCAAGGAGCTGAGGCACAACTCCGAGTACTTCCGGGTGTGCTTCTACGGGCGGGGATTCCCGCGGCTCCTGCAGAACCGCGTCTACATCTTCCGTGGCAAGGAGTACGAGCGGCACAGTGACTTCTGCGCCCGGATGCTGGTGCAGCATCCACAGGCCGAGCTCATGCAAACGCTGGAGGCGCCCGGCGAGGACATCACCAACAGCGACGGGCAGTACATTCAGGTCAACAAGGTGGAGCCCATAATGGGACCGGCGTTCAACAAGTTCAACGAAAAAATTATCAACAACGAGATTGTCAAGTACTTCACCGCCAACAACGTGCAGAAGTTCCAGTTCTCGCGTCCCTTCCGGGACAGCGTGGGCGGTGGCGACAGGGACGATGTGCGGAACCTGTGGCTGGAGCGCACTGAGCTGCTCATCCGCTTTCCCCTGCCGGGAATCCTGCGCTGGTTCCCCGTCATCGAGACCAGCACATTCAAGATCTCTCCGCTGGAGCGGGCGGTGGAGATCATGAAGGACACGAACAGCAACATTCGGCAGCTGGTGATCCTGCACAGGAGCGACGAGACCCTGCACATCAATCCGCTGAGCATGAAACTAAACGGCATTGTCGATCCAGCGGTTATGGGTGGCTTCGCCAAGTACGAGGAGGCCTTCCTCACCGATGACTATCTGGAGCAGAATCCCGACGACAAGGAGTTGGTGGAGGACCTCAAGGAACTGATTGCCAATCAGATTCCGTTGCTGGAGATCG CCATTCAGCTTCACCGCATGCGGGCGCCGGAAAGCCTAAAAGCGCTGCAGGAGCACCTGGAAGGATGCTTTGCCGACATGCAGCAGCACGTGGAGTTGCGCTATGGTCGCAAGTCCTGTGACCTGAAAATCGAACGCGATTCGGTGGTGATGCGACGCCCCAACTCCTTCCTGCCCCCGCTCTTCGATGGCAGCAACAATCGTCACTCCGAGACCAGCATGGGTTCCTCAGA CAGTGGCCTGTCGAAATCAACATTTCTGCCGCGGCCACAGACCAATTCCATTAAGAACACTCTGGCCAGCTTAAGTTTCAACACGAGGTGA
- the LOC128251779 gene encoding dedicator of cytokinesis protein 1 isoform X5, giving the protein MSVWSDCNAKQAEFGIAKCNFDQETKPHRLNLDVGDAVIILKETTHWYYGYRQKAKETRGIFPKSYIHLCEYNIVNGEFCIQRTDIVEEITKVLLEWGSIAKNYFLTTNPSFKEIRAKMNELNNNRAALISGNLPLDEVRKVKLLATNQIDTGNKLLGLDMVVRDESGDILDTNAICTTELYEQHVHAIQRIDKANRLSSERGTTRTLNKYSHNILLHVNAFVCKFQEDSDLLFTLFDGETHKPISENYVVKWSRTGIARDIDQIDNNRVLFTDLSKSDLAIAKMYLVCYAIRIGSMEFKESADSKRTSMSIANSMLNASSRKASQLSVSSNGSSSSNGEYIIRRPFGVACKDLTPIINKSEDFRGNIDLPFIMCEKDTLDGTLRKLIANKDIGKIDSKMAVTIEVLRGDIKQIKEDFPRLVHTNVPVARKMGFPEVILPGDVRNDLYLTICSGEFARIAKTSEKNVEVSVCVANEQGYLMPGVLSIGAGHQPIDEYKSVVYYHDDKPKWQETFKIHVPIEDFKQCHLRFVLKHRSSNEQKDRTEKPFGLAYVRLMQANGTTIPQGQHVLAVYKIDHKKYDKTVANCYMELPATVAELQGARPSISGLTLLPKDQLSIGVNLCSTKLTQSVSLLGLLNWSAHKETLEQSLNALSTVPGEEVVKFLQDILDALFNILVENDHPEKYDQLVFMSIIHLIETVSDLKYQHFLSVLDVYINESFSFTLAYTKLMDVLQKNISEAITPKEKSADGNDLEESAEVRRLYKTTRYLHYVMKFVIRSRVLYAEMNCDTDYVDFATRLQELLRMFIDMIGCPSNLLKSEGALLKNLHIIATDLMQVFDQVRLSISIVEILEKFPPRRLTQSKMGCIKDFVETKLFTLPKCRAILLPVFCKHIKDHLESKEEGDSKTDIWQQEKNLSKAAKVLGQKKSQLHTCDTTANKKIAECINIMNNILKLLFRSDVGATHNDIRDIMIILFRTVMKAAHALDRDTGLVGKFFAIMLGILQRMDALHYEYFVKDLHQRGELKHFVIEILLVFEELVSPHQKAVFPRDWMDMIMHQNTVILGALKHLTVVITDYFLVPFEKQIWSNFFQCSIAFLVQSPLQLNDFNDNKRQIVFARYRDIRKDTAMEIRKMWFQLGQHKPKFVPQLVEPILEMSMIPERELRQETIPIFFDMMQCEYYSSRLEQESYGDTKFNNTHHKGNFSDFKTAMIEKLDILIGAGKGDAEYKHLFETIMLERCAVHSTLNVDGTAFVEMVTRLMDKLLEYRCIIQDESKENRMACTFSLLQFYSEVDLKEMYIRYVYKLCALHMEFENYTEAAFTLKLHTELLRWTDTELSPQLRSYRHSSCRTHRQLKEALYFEIMEYFDKGKQWECAIDMCRVLARQYEEEIFDYLKLAELLKRMALFFEKIIKELRHNSEYFRVCFYGRGFPRLLQNRVYIFRGKEYERHSDFCARMLVQHPQAELMQTLEAPGEDITNSDGQYIQVNKVEPIMGPAFNKFNEKIINNEIVKYFTANNVQKFQFSRPFRDSVGGGDRDDVRNLWLERTELLIRFPLPGILRWFPVIETSTFKISPLERAVEIMKDTNSNIRQLVILHRSDETLHINPLSMKLNGIVDPAVMGGFAKYEEAFLTDDYLEQNPDDKELVEDLKELIANQIPLLEIAIQLHRMRAPESLKALQEHLEGCFADMQQHVELRYGRKSCDLKIERDSVVMRRPNSFLPPLFDGSNNRHSETSMGSSDSGLSKSTFLPRPQTNSIKNTLASLSFNTSLRL; this is encoded by the exons ATGAGTGTGTGGAGCGATTGCAATGCCAAGCAGGCGGAATTCGGCATTG CCAAGTGCAATTTCGACCAGGAGACAAAGCCACATCGCCTCAACTTGGATGTGGGCGATGCGGTCATAATACTCAAGGAGACCACCCACTGGTACTACGGCTATAGGCAAAA AGCCAAGGAAACACGCGGCATATTTCCCAAGAGCTACATACATTTGTGCGAATACAATATCGTGAATGGGGAGTTCTGCATCCAGCGTACGGATATTGTAGAGGAGATCACAAAAGTTCTCCTGGAGTGGGGCTCCATTGCCAAGAATTATTTTCTG ACCACAAATCCCAGCTTTAAAGAGATTCGCGCAAAAATGAACGAGCTCAATAATAACCGGGCAGCCTTGATCTCCGGCAATCTTCCGTTGGACGAGGTGCGCAAGGTGAAGCTGCTGGCCACCAACCAAATCGATACTGGGAACAAGCTCCTCGGCTTGGACATGGTCGTGCGGGATGAAAGTGGCGACATACTGGACACCAATGCCATTTGCACCACCGAACTCTATGAGCAGCATGTGCACGCTATTCAACGCATCGACAAGGCCAAT CGGCTGTCCAGCGAGCGGGGAACAACGCGAACCCTCAACAAGTACTCGCATAATATTCTGCTACACGTAAACGCCTTCGTGTGCAAATTCCAAGAGGATTCGGACCTGCTCTTCACGCTTTTCGACGGAGAGACGCACAAACCCATCAGCGAGAACTATGTGGTCAAGTGGTCGCGGACTGGCATCGCCCGCGATATCGATCAGATAGACAACAACCGCGTTCTGTTCACGGATCTCAGCAAGAGCGATCTGGCCATCGCGAAAATGTACCTCGTTTGCTATGCCATCCGCATCGGTTCCATGGAGTTCAAGGAGTCTGCGGACTCGAAGCGGACCAGCATGAGCATCGCCAACAGCATGCTGAACGCTTCGAGTCGTAAGGCTTCGCAGCTATCCGTGAGTTCGAATGGATCGTCGAGCAGCAATGGGGAGTACATTATACGGCGACCGTTTGGAGTGGCCTGCAAGGACCTAACGCCCATCATCAACAAGTCGGAGGACTTTCGCGGCAACATAGACCTGCCATTCATCATGTGCGAGAAGGACACGCTGGACGGAACGCTGCGCAAGCTAATCGCCAACAAGGACATCGGCAAGATCGACTCGAAGATGGCGGTAACCATCGAGGTGCTACGTGGTGACATCAAGCAGATTAAGGAAGACTTTCCCCGTCTGGTGCACACAAATGTGCCAGTGGCCCGAAAGATGGGATTCCCCGAGGTCATCCTGCCCGGCGATGTGCGCAATGATCTGTACCTCACGATCTGCAGTGGAGAGTTTGCCCGCATTGCCAAAACCTCGGAGAAAAACGTGGAGGTGTCGGTCTGTGTGGCCAACGAGCAGGGTTACCTAATGCCCGGCGTACTAAGCATTGGAGCTGGACATCAGCCCATTGATGAGTACAAGTCGGTGGTGTACTACCACGACGACAAGCCCAAGTGGCAGGAGACGTTCAAGATCCACGTGCCCATCGAGGACTTTAAGCAATGTCACCTGCGCTTCGTGCTCAAGCACCGCAGTAGCAACGAGCAGAAGGATCGCACGGAGAAGCCCTTCGGCCTGGCTTATGTGCGTCTGATGCAGGCCAATGGCACGACCATACCGCAGGGCCAACATGTCTTGGCCGTTTACAAGATCGATCACAAGAAGTATGACAAAACGGTGGCCAATTGTTATATGGAGCTTCCGGCCACAGTGGCTGAGCTGCAGGGGGCCAGGCCCTCGATCAGCGGACTTACCCTCCTGCCCAAGGATCAGCTCTCCATCGGCGTCAACCTGTGCAGCACCAAGCTCACGCAGAGCG TGAGCTTGCTGGGTCTTCTTAACTGGTCCGCCCACAAGGAGACGCTGGAACAGTCGCTGAATGCCTTGTCCACGGTGCCCGGCGAGGAGGTGGTAAAATTCCTGCAGGACATCCTCGATGCCCTGTTCAATATACTGGTGGAGAACGATCATCCCGAGAAATACGATCAGCTCGTCTTCATGAGCATTATACATTTGATCGAAACTGTGTCGGATCTGAAGTATCAACACTTCCTCTCTGTACTTGATGTTTACATCAATGAGAGCTTCTCCTTTACACTTGCCTACAC CAAACTGATGGATGTGCTGCAGAAGAACATAAGCGAGGCAATCACCCCGAAAGAAAAGTCAGCCGATGGCAATGACTTGGAGGAGAGCGCGGAGGTGCGGCGTCTGTACAAGACCACTCGTTACCTTCACTACGTTATGAAGTTCGTGATTCGATCCCGTGTTCTCTACGCCGAGATGAACTGCGACACGGACTATGTGGATTTTGCCACCCGGTTGCAGGAACTTCTTCGCATGTTCATCGATATGATCGGTTGTCCGAGCAATCTGCTCAAGTCAGAGGGAGCGCTGCTCAAGAATCTGCACATTATAGCCACGGATCTGATGCAGGTGTTCGATCAAGTGCGATTGAG CATTTCAATTGTGGAGATCCTTGAGAAGTTCCCACCGCGCCGTCTCACCCAGTCCAAAATGGGCTGCATCAAGGACTTTGTGGAGACCAAGCTCTTTACCCTGCCCAAGTGCCGGGCCATTTTGCTGCCCGTGTTTTGCAAGCATATCAAGGATCATCTCGAGAGCAAGGAGGAG GGAGACTCGAAAACCGATATCTGGCAGCAAGAAAAGAATCTTTCGAAAGCCGCCAAAGTGCTCGGACAGAAAAAATCCCAACTGCATACATGTGATACGACTGCCAACAAAAAG ATTGCCGAGTGCATCAACATCATGAACAACATACTGAAACTGCTTTTCCGTTCGGATGTTGGCGCCACGCACAACGACATCCGAGACATTATGATCATCCTGTTTCGCACCGTGATGAAGGCAGCTCACGCCCTGGACAGAGACACGGGTTTGGTGGGCAAGTTCTTCGCCATCATGCTGGGAATCCTGCAGCGCATGGATGCCCTGCACTATGAGTACTTTGTGAAGGACTTGCATCAGCGCGGCGAGCTAAAGCACTTTGTCATCGAGATCCTTCTGGTATTCGAGGAGCTGGTGTCTCCGCACCAGAAGGCCGTGTTTCCGCGTGATTGGATGGACATGATTATGCACCAGAACACTGTGATTCTGGGAGCTCTCAAGCATCTGACCGTGGTGATCACGGACTACTTCCTGGTGCCATTCGAGAAGCAGATCTGGTCGAACTTCTTCCAGTGCTCCATCGCCTTTCTCGTGCAATCGCCGCTCCAGTTAAACGATTTCAACGACAACAAGCGGCAGATTGTGTTCGCGCGATACCGCGACATCCGCAAGGACACGGCCATGGAGATCAGGAAGATGTGGTTCCAGCTGGGCCAGCACAAGCCGAAGTTTGTGCCGCAGCTGGTGGAGCCCATCCTGGAGATGAGCATGATACCGGAGAGGGAGCTGCGCCAGGAGACCATTCCCATTTTCTTCGACATGATGCAGTGCGAGTACTACAGCTCCCGGCTGGAGCAGGAAAGCTATGGCGACACCAAGTTCAACAACACCCACCACAAGGGCAACTTCTCCGACTTCAAGACAGCGATGATCGAGAAGCTGGACATCCTGATTGGAGCAGGCAAGGGCGATGCCGAGTACAAGCACCTGTTCGAGACAATCATGCTGGAGCGCTGCGCCGTCCATAGCACCCTCAACGTGGACGGCACGGCGTTTGTGGAGATGGTCACCCGGCTGATGGACAAGCTGCTGGAGTACCGCTGCATTATCCAGGACGAGAGCAAGGAGAACCGCATGGCGTGCACCTTCTCGCTGCTGCAGTTCTACTCGGAAGTGGACCTCAAGGAGATGTACATCCGGTACGTCTACAAGCTGTGTGCCCTGCACATGGAGTTTGAGAACTACACCGAGGCGGCCTTCACGCTCAAGCTGCACACGGAGCTGCTGCGCTGGACGGACACGGAGCTGTCGCCGCAGCTGCGCAGCTACCGGCACAGCAGCTGTCGCACCCACCGCCAACTGAAGGAGGCCCTCTACTTCGAGATCATGGAGTACTTTGACAAGGGCAAGCAGTGGGAGTGTGCCATCGACATGTGCAGGGTACTGGCCCGCCAGTACGAGGAGGAGATCTTCGACTACCTCAAGCTCGCGGAGCTGCTGAAGCGGATGGCTTTGTTCTTCGAGAAGATCATCAAGGAGCTGAGGCACAACTCCGAGTACTTCCGGGTGTGCTTCTACGGGCGGGGATTCCCGCGGCTCCTGCAGAACCGCGTCTACATCTTCCGTGGCAAGGAGTACGAGCGGCACAGTGACTTCTGCGCCCGGATGCTGGTGCAGCATCCACAGGCCGAGCTCATGCAAACGCTGGAGGCGCCCGGCGAGGACATCACCAACAGCGACGGGCAGTACATTCAGGTCAACAAGGTGGAGCCCATAATGGGACCGGCGTTCAACAAGTTCAACGAAAAAATTATCAACAACGAGATTGTCAAGTACTTCACCGCCAACAACGTGCAGAAGTTCCAGTTCTCGCGTCCCTTCCGGGACAGCGTGGGCGGTGGCGACAGGGACGATGTGCGGAACCTGTGGCTGGAGCGCACTGAGCTGCTCATCCGCTTTCCCCTGCCGGGAATCCTGCGCTGGTTCCCCGTCATCGAGACCAGCACATTCAAGATCTCTCCGCTGGAGCGGGCGGTGGAGATCATGAAGGACACGAACAGCAACATTCGGCAGCTGGTGATCCTGCACAGGAGCGACGAGACCCTGCACATCAATCCGCTGAGCATGAAACTAAACGGCATTGTCGATCCAGCGGTTATGGGTGGCTTCGCCAAGTACGAGGAGGCCTTCCTCACCGATGACTATCTGGAGCAGAATCCCGACGACAAGGAGTTGGTGGAGGACCTCAAGGAACTGATTGCCAATCAGATTCCGTTGCTGGAGATCG CCATTCAGCTTCACCGCATGCGGGCGCCGGAAAGCCTAAAAGCGCTGCAGGAGCACCTGGAAGGATGCTTTGCCGACATGCAGCAGCACGTGGAGTTGCGCTATGGTCGCAAGTCCTGTGACCTGAAAATCGAACGCGATTCGGTGGTGATGCGACGCCCCAACTCCTTCCTGCCCCCGCTCTTCGATGGCAGCAACAATCGTCACTCCGAGACCAGCATGGGTTCCTCAGA CAGTGGCCTGTCGAAATCAACATTTCTGCCGCGGCCACAGACCAATTCCATTAAGAACACTCTGGCCAGCTTAAGTTTCAACACGAG TTTGAGACTCTAA